TCGCTGTGCCGCTGGGCCAGCACCGCCAGCAGGATCAACGCCGTGAGCTTGAAGAGCGGCACCAGGAAGCTGGCGACGAAGATGATCGCCGCCAGGCCGTACGCACCCGAGACCCAGAAGTAGATCACGCCGGACAGGATGGTGTCGTATTGCGTGCCCAGGAGGCTCTTGGTGATCATCACCGGCAGCAGGTTGGCCGGCACGTACATGATGCAGGCCGCGATCAGGAAGGCCCAGGTGCGCTGGATGCTCTGGGGCTTGCGCCTGTGCAGGTGCGTGGCGCAGCGCGCACAGCGCTCACCCTGCGCAGCATCGCGCCAGACGGTGCCGCAGTGGGGACATGCCAGCAGGCCGAGCTCGGCGGCGGTCTGGGTGGTCACGGCTTCTGCCCCGGCCGAGGTTCGACCGCCATTTCCCAGAAGGTGCGCGGATTGAACGACAGCACCGAGGTGAGCAGCACCGTCAGGCCCATGAAGGCCCACAGCGCCGGGCCCGCCACCACCTGCGCCAGGCTCGAGAGCTTGACGATGGCGACCAGCACGCCCAGCAGGAACACCTCGACCATGCCCCATGGCCGCACCACCTGCAGAATCCGAACCAGCACGCCGAAGCCGGCCGGCTGCCGCTCGCGGGCCATCGGCACGAGCAGGTAGAACAGGATGCACAGCTGCGCCAATGGGAACAGGATGGTGGTGGCCAGCACCAGCAGCGCCACCAGCGACATGCCTTCGGTACTGAGCGCAACCACGGCACCGGCCAGGGTGGTCTGGCTGTGCAGGCCCTTCACCTGGATCTCGACGATCGGGAACAGGTTCGCGATCGCGAACAGGA
Above is a window of Variovorax sp. RA8 DNA encoding:
- a CDS encoding paraquat-inducible protein A, which codes for MTTQTAAELGLLACPHCGTVWRDAAQGERCARCATHLHRRKPQSIQRTWAFLIAACIMYVPANLLPVMITKSLLGTQYDTILSGVIYFWVSGAYGLAAIIFVASFLVPLFKLTALILLAVLAQRHSDWRRPERARLYQALEVIGRWSMLDVFVVSLLAGLVRIQGFAEISAGVGIAAFGAVVVLTMMASLSFDPRLTWDTKDVMEDKEPEPRMASKEQVV
- a CDS encoding paraquat-inducible protein A; translation: MKEVPEAIICEGCDAVYERKPLRRRQVARCGRCGTELDRHAGDQAARVLPLTVASLILFAIANLFPIVEIQVKGLHSQTTLAGAVVALSTEGMSLVALLVLATTILFPLAQLCILFYLLVPMARERQPAGFGVLVRILQVVRPWGMVEVFLLGVLVAIVKLSSLAQVVAGPALWAFMGLTVLLTSVLSFNPRTFWEMAVEPRPGQKP